One region of Streptomyces capillispiralis genomic DNA includes:
- a CDS encoding GNAT family N-acetyltransferase, with protein MRTLVARAISTSRLELLPLRLEHAEEMAAVLSDPALHTFIGGTPDTPDALRSRYQRMIAGSPDPGVSWLNWVIRLRDEACLTGTVQATVVPSDDGPVAEIAWVVGTPWQGRGIATEAARGLVAWLGRQPVPTVVAHIHPRHRASAAVATATGLTPTGERHEGEVRWRRSVSTRSG; from the coding sequence GTGAGGACCCTCGTGGCCCGTGCCATCAGCACCAGCAGGCTGGAGTTGCTGCCGCTGCGCCTCGAACACGCCGAGGAGATGGCCGCGGTGCTGTCCGATCCGGCCCTGCACACGTTCATCGGCGGCACTCCGGACACCCCGGATGCCCTGCGCTCGCGCTACCAGCGCATGATCGCGGGCTCTCCCGACCCGGGAGTGTCCTGGCTGAACTGGGTGATCCGGCTGCGGGACGAAGCCTGCCTCACGGGCACCGTGCAGGCGACGGTCGTCCCCTCCGACGACGGTCCCGTCGCCGAGATCGCCTGGGTGGTGGGCACTCCGTGGCAGGGCAGGGGCATCGCCACCGAAGCGGCCCGCGGACTCGTCGCCTGGCTCGGCCGGCAGCCGGTGCCCACCGTCGTCGCCCACATCCACCCCCGACACCGGGCGTCCGCCGCCGTCGCCACGGCCACCGGGCTCACCCCCACCGGCGAACGGCACGAGGGCGAGGTCCGGTGGCGCCGGTCGGTGAGCACCCGGAGCGGGTGA